In a genomic window of Streptococcus oralis subsp. tigurinus:
- the fabF gene encoding beta-ketoacyl-ACP synthase II — protein MKLNRVVVTGYGLTSPIGNTPEEFWNSLQTGKIGIGEITKFDHSEFAVHNAAEVQDFPFDKYFVKKDTNRFDNYSLYALYAAQEAVTNANLDVEAIDKDRFGVIVASGIGGIKEIEDQVIRLHEKGPKRVKPLTLPKALPNMASGNVAMRFGANGVCKSINTACASSNDAIGDAFRSIKFGFQDVMLVGGSESSITPFAIAGFQALTALSTTEDPTRASIPFDKDRNGFVMGEGSGMLVLESLEHAEKRGATILAEVVGYGNTCDAYHMTSPHPEGQGAIKAIKLALEEAEISPEQVAYVNAHGTSTPANEKGESSAIVAVLGKEVPVSSTKSFTGHLLGAAGAVEAIATIEAMRHNYVPMTAGTSELSDYIEANVVYGQGLEQEIPYAISNTFGFGGHNAVLAFKRWENK, from the coding sequence ATGAAACTAAATCGAGTTGTAGTAACAGGTTATGGATTGACCTCTCCTATCGGAAATACTCCAGAAGAATTTTGGAACAGTTTGCAAACTGGGAAAATCGGGATTGGAGAAATCACTAAGTTTGACCATAGCGAATTTGCTGTGCACAATGCGGCAGAAGTTCAAGATTTCCCCTTTGATAAATACTTTGTCAAAAAAGATACCAACCGTTTTGATAACTATTCTTTGTATGCCTTGTACGCAGCTCAAGAAGCGGTGACAAATGCTAATCTTGATGTAGAAGCAATCGATAAAGATCGCTTTGGTGTCATCGTGGCTTCTGGTATTGGGGGAATTAAAGAAATCGAAGACCAAGTTATCCGTCTTCACGAAAAAGGCCCAAAACGTGTTAAGCCATTGACACTTCCAAAAGCCTTGCCAAATATGGCTTCGGGAAATGTTGCCATGCGCTTTGGAGCAAACGGTGTCTGTAAATCAATTAATACAGCCTGTGCCTCATCAAATGATGCTATTGGCGATGCCTTCCGTTCAATCAAGTTTGGTTTCCAAGATGTCATGTTAGTAGGTGGATCAGAATCATCTATCACTCCTTTTGCCATCGCTGGTTTCCAAGCATTGACTGCCCTATCAACTACAGAAGATCCAACTCGTGCTTCTATTCCGTTTGACAAAGACCGTAATGGTTTTGTGATGGGAGAAGGTTCTGGAATGCTGGTTCTTGAGAGTCTTGAACATGCTGAAAAACGTGGCGCAACTATCTTGGCTGAAGTAGTTGGTTATGGAAATACCTGTGATGCTTATCATATGACTTCACCTCATCCAGAAGGTCAGGGTGCAATCAAGGCAATTAAATTAGCTTTGGAAGAGGCAGAGATTTCTCCAGAACAAGTGGCTTATGTCAATGCCCATGGAACTTCAACTCCTGCTAATGAAAAAGGAGAAAGTAGTGCCATTGTAGCTGTTCTTGGTAAAGAAGTACCAGTATCTTCAACCAAGTCCTTTACAGGACACTTGCTTGGTGCTGCAGGGGCAGTAGAAGCCATCGCTACAATTGAAGCCATGCGTCATAACTATGTACCAATGACGGCTGGAACAAGTGAGTTATCAGACTATATCGAAGCGAATGTCGTTTATGGACAAGGCTTGGAGCAAGAAATCCCTTATGCTATTTCAAACACTTTTGGTTTTGGTGGACACAATGCGGTTCTTGCTTTCAAACGTTGGGAGAATAAATAA
- the fabZ gene encoding 3-hydroxyacyl-ACP dehydratase FabZ, whose amino-acid sequence MIDIQGIKEALPHRYPMLLVDRVLEVSEDTIVAIKNVTINEPFFNGHFPQYPVMPGVLIMEALAQTAGVLELSKPENKGKLVFYAGMDKVKFKKQVVPGDQLVMTATFVKRRGTIAVVEAKAEVDGKLAASGTLTFAIGN is encoded by the coding sequence ATGATCGATATTCAAGGAATCAAAGAAGCTCTACCCCATCGCTACCCCATGCTCCTAGTGGATCGTGTCTTGGAAGTGAGCGAGGATACCATTGTTGCCATTAAAAATGTGACAATCAACGAACCTTTCTTCAATGGTCATTTTCCTCAATACCCAGTTATGCCAGGTGTTCTTATCATGGAAGCCTTGGCTCAGACTGCTGGTGTCTTGGAATTGTCCAAACCTGAAAATAAAGGGAAACTGGTCTTCTATGCTGGCATGGATAAGGTTAAGTTCAAGAAGCAAGTTGTACCAGGTGACCAATTAGTCATGACGGCAACCTTTGTGAAACGTCGTGGTACGATTGCCGTGGTTGAAGCAAAGGCTGAAGTAGATGGCAAGCTTGCAGCGAGTGGTACTCTTACCTTTGCAATTGGAAACTAA
- the accB gene encoding acetyl-CoA carboxylase biotin carboxyl carrier protein, giving the protein MNLNEIKDLMAQFDQSSLREFSYKNGTDALQFSKNEARMASEAPAQVAPVPTAVAASPVVSAPSTPVESSVEEAPAPAETTVAPEGDVVESPLVGVAYLAAGPDKPAFVTVGDSVKKGQTLVIIEAMKVMNEIPAPKDGVVTEILVSNEEMVEFGKGLVRIK; this is encoded by the coding sequence ATGAATTTAAATGAGATCAAGGACTTGATGGCTCAATTTGACCAATCAAGTTTGAGAGAATTTTCTTATAAAAATGGAACGGACGCATTGCAGTTTAGTAAGAATGAAGCAAGAATGGCTTCTGAAGCACCAGCTCAAGTTGCTCCAGTGCCAACTGCAGTAGCTGCAAGTCCAGTAGTTTCTGCCCCTTCAACTCCAGTAGAGAGTTCTGTGGAAGAAGCTCCAGCACCAGCTGAAACGACGGTTGCTCCAGAGGGTGATGTTGTTGAAAGCCCACTTGTAGGGGTGGCTTATTTGGCTGCTGGACCAGATAAACCTGCCTTTGTCACAGTTGGAGACAGTGTTAAAAAAGGTCAGACTTTGGTGATCATTGAAGCCATGAAAGTCATGAATGAAATTCCTGCACCTAAGGATGGTGTGGTGACAGAAATTCTCGTTTCAAATGAAGAAATGGTTGAGTTCGGTAAAGGATTGGTACGCATCAAATGA
- the accC gene encoding acetyl-CoA carboxylase biotin carboxylase subunit produces MFRKILIANRGEIAVRIIRAARELGIATVAVYSTADKEALHTLLADEAICIGPGKATESYLNINAILSAAVLTEAEAIHPGFGFLSENSKFATMCDEVGIKFIGPSGAVMDTMGDKINAREQMIKAGVPVIPGSDGEVHTAEEALAVAEKIGYPVMLKASAGGGGKGIRKVEKAEDLVAAFETASSEAKANFGNGAMYLERVIYPARHIEVQILADQEGHVVHLGERDCSLQRNNQKVLEESPSIAIGKTLRHEIGAAAVRAAESVGYENAGTIEFLLDEASGNFYFMEMNTRVQVEHPVTEFVSGVDIVKEQIRIAAGQPLPFKQEDIVLRGHAIECRINAENPAFNFAPSPGKITNLYLPSGGVGLRVDSAVYPGYTIPPYYDSMIAKIIVHGENRFDALMKMQRALYELDIEGVQTNADFQLDLISDRRVIAGDYDTSFLMETFLPKYQEKE; encoded by the coding sequence ATGTTTCGTAAAATTTTGATTGCCAACCGTGGTGAGATTGCGGTTCGCATTATTCGAGCTGCGCGTGAATTGGGCATTGCGACCGTGGCAGTTTATTCAACTGCTGATAAGGAAGCCCTTCACACACTCCTAGCGGATGAAGCTATCTGTATCGGACCTGGTAAGGCGACAGAATCTTATCTCAATATCAATGCAATTTTGTCTGCTGCGGTCTTGACAGAAGCAGAAGCCATCCATCCAGGTTTTGGATTTCTTAGCGAAAACTCCAAATTTGCCACGATGTGTGATGAAGTAGGGATTAAGTTCATCGGCCCTTCTGGTGCTGTGATGGATACCATGGGAGATAAGATCAATGCGCGTGAGCAAATGATCAAGGCTGGGGTTCCAGTTATCCCAGGATCTGATGGTGAAGTTCACACGGCTGAAGAGGCGCTTGCAGTTGCAGAAAAAATTGGCTATCCAGTCATGCTTAAGGCATCGGCAGGTGGTGGTGGAAAAGGGATTCGTAAGGTTGAAAAGGCAGAAGACTTGGTCGCAGCCTTTGAGACAGCATCCAGTGAAGCTAAGGCCAATTTTGGAAATGGCGCTATGTATCTTGAGCGTGTGATTTATCCAGCTCGTCATATCGAAGTTCAGATTCTTGCAGATCAAGAGGGTCATGTTGTCCATCTTGGTGAACGGGATTGTTCACTCCAACGGAATAACCAAAAGGTCTTAGAAGAAAGCCCATCCATTGCGATTGGCAAAACCCTTCGTCATGAAATTGGTGCTGCAGCCGTTCGTGCAGCAGAGTCTGTAGGCTATGAAAATGCAGGAACGATTGAATTTCTGCTCGATGAAGCGAGTGGCAATTTCTACTTCATGGAAATGAATACTCGTGTGCAAGTTGAACACCCAGTCACAGAGTTTGTTTCAGGTGTTGATATCGTGAAGGAGCAGATTCGCATTGCTGCCGGGCAACCTTTACCTTTCAAACAAGAAGATATCGTCCTACGAGGTCATGCTATCGAGTGCCGGATCAATGCAGAAAATCCAGCATTTAACTTTGCTCCAAGTCCAGGTAAAATCACCAACCTCTACCTTCCAAGTGGAGGAGTTGGATTGCGTGTAGACTCTGCAGTCTATCCAGGTTATACCATTCCTCCTTACTATGATAGTATGATTGCCAAAATCATTGTTCATGGGGAGAATCGTTTTGATGCCTTAATGAAGATGCAACGGGCACTTTATGAACTTGATATTGAAGGAGTACAAACCAATGCAGACTTCCAGTTGGATCTGATTTCAGACCGCCGAGTTATCGCTGGTGACTACGATACTTCCTTCTTGATGGAAACTTTCTTGCCAAAATACCAAGAAAAAGAATAG